The following proteins are co-located in the Meiothermus sp. Pnk-1 genome:
- a CDS encoding DJ-1/PfpI family protein, translated as MRVGVLLTPSFLEAEAALALEVCRLLGLEAFTFAKARSSLEGQAGAVWTPRFALSGRPQMEVLVVPGGASMRRMGRDPVLQGWLEEAWPHLQAVFLGANASLFLAEAGYLGGTVTAQALAREALAERGFRVVEAPLVWHGKVCSTRGYLDLARALLDWQLAPPGLRQHLGLHER; from the coding sequence GTGCGGGTAGGAGTGTTGCTCACCCCCAGCTTCCTCGAGGCCGAAGCGGCGTTGGCGCTCGAGGTCTGTCGTTTGCTGGGCCTGGAGGCTTTCACCTTCGCCAAGGCCCGAAGCTCCTTGGAGGGCCAGGCCGGTGCGGTCTGGACGCCCAGGTTCGCCCTCTCCGGCCGACCCCAAATGGAGGTGTTGGTGGTTCCCGGTGGGGCCAGCATGCGCCGCATGGGCCGCGACCCGGTGCTGCAGGGCTGGCTCGAGGAGGCCTGGCCGCACCTGCAAGCGGTATTTCTGGGGGCCAACGCCAGCCTTTTCCTGGCCGAAGCGGGTTATCTGGGGGGGACGGTGACCGCCCAGGCCCTGGCCCGCGAAGCCCTGGCGGAAAGGGGTTTTCGGGTGGTGGAGGCTCCCTTGGTCTGGCACGGCAAGGTGTGCAGCACCCGGGGCTACTTGGATCTGGCCCGGGCGCTGCTGGACTGGCAATTGGCCCCGCCGGGGCTCCGGCAGCACCTGGGGTTGCACGAGCGGTAG